The DNA region CTTAAAAATCCCAAATCGTAGCTCGACGAACCCTAAAAACCCCAATCAAGTTTTATTCTCTTCTCCCCCCGAATTCCCAACTGTGAGAGTAAGAGTGATGTCTGGGTCTTCAAATGTCGTGTCTGGAGCTTCCTCTGGATCATCGAATGGGCGTCGAAGAGGTAGACGATTTGCAGGTGTCCCGAAGAAATGTTGGTGTGGTGAATCCATCATTCCATTGATGTCAAAATCGACTCCCAATCCCTACAGGAGATACTTTCGATGTCTGTATGCTGCAACACAGAGGGTAATTTTTGTTATTAGTCTCACTTCAGAAAGTTGTCAAGATCATTTTTAGCTAGAGAATGATGATTGAGTAATGCTTTGTTGTGTATGTCTATGTATAATGAATTGTTTAGCTGGAGAATGATGAGCATATATTCAAGTGGATAGATGAGGCAATATTGGAAGATTTAGAATCACTTGAATCAAAAAATGCAAGTATTGAGCAACATGTGAAAGAgattgcaagagagagattgtCCCTTGAGCAGGAAGTACTTGATCGAGTTGAGGAAGTGCTGGctgaagagaaaacaaagatgAAAAAGATGATGGCAGTCATATTCAGTGGTTGTGCGATTTGTGTTGTGTCAATGGTGCTTCTCGTCAAGAAATGGTGAAGCATGATGAAGAATGTGTCTGTGATCAATGCGTTTCGGTTCTGTCTTTATTGAATCTCATGTATGAACTTGATGTTAGTTTCTGTTTCAGTATGAACCTAAATATCTATGATGTTGTAAGAACTTGAATCTCTGTTGTTTTTTAGTTATGTAAGAGGatgatcttttaaaaaattatgtcttGTTCTAGAGATTTGTTATGCATTGAAAAGAGATAACAAGaaaggaataaaaaaaaacagtaaagcCAACATAAACATAGCAAGATAATGTTTTAATAGATACCACCATTCCTAAAGACACATCGGTTTGAACAA from Raphanus sativus cultivar WK10039 chromosome 8, ASM80110v3, whole genome shotgun sequence includes:
- the LOC108862534 gene encoding uncharacterized protein At4g04775-like; protein product: MSGSSNVVSGASSGSSNGRRRGRRFAGVPKKCWCGESIIPLMSKSTPNPYRRYFRCLYAATQRLENDEHIFKWIDEAILEDLESLESKNASIEQHVKEIARERLSLEQEVLDRVEEVLAEEKTKMKKMMAVIFSGCAICVVSMVLLVKKW